One Rhodococcus sp. P1Y DNA window includes the following coding sequences:
- a CDS encoding aldehyde dehydrogenase family protein, with translation MTNPEHLMLIDGVLTAASDGGVFDNINPADESVIGTAPDATASDVERAILAARRAFDSTTWSTDHEFRRQCLIQLQAGLQKNVDILRPMIVAEAGAPLSSTYRVQLDGCIEFISHYIDLLETYEFERPLPDKVGEALPTTRFVRREAAGVVAAITPWNVPLYLNICKTAAALAAGCTVVLKPAPETPYSALILGEIASAHTDIPAGVFNVVTPSQSEVAALLTTHPAVDAVTFTGSTVTGRRVMASAADTLKRVTLELGGKSPAILLDDADFQTVIPQLAGGVCFHAGQGCTSLTRMLVPRSRFDEAVAISKAVMERVPWGDPNDPKNIMGPVANKRQYESVLRYYEIARESGKVVFGGNKSDRFDKGYWVEPTLVAGIDEDSPVAQEEVFGPLLTILAYEDEDDAVRIADNTIYGLSAGVFSADLDRALAVSNRLRSGTVAVNGAQWFDSNSPFGGYKQSGIGREWGTEGLEDFLELKTIAYPKRAESDRPKVGN, from the coding sequence ATGACGAATCCAGAACATCTGATGCTCATCGACGGGGTATTGACGGCTGCATCCGACGGCGGGGTGTTCGACAACATCAACCCCGCCGACGAATCGGTCATCGGTACCGCCCCGGATGCCACGGCCAGCGACGTCGAGCGCGCAATTCTTGCCGCTCGCCGCGCTTTCGACAGCACCACATGGTCCACCGACCACGAATTCCGACGGCAGTGTTTGATCCAGCTGCAAGCAGGTTTACAGAAGAACGTCGACATCCTGCGGCCGATGATCGTCGCCGAGGCCGGCGCACCGTTGTCGAGCACGTATCGAGTACAGCTCGACGGTTGCATCGAGTTCATCAGTCATTACATCGACTTGCTCGAGACGTACGAGTTCGAGCGTCCGCTGCCGGACAAGGTAGGCGAGGCCCTACCGACCACCCGATTCGTTCGCCGTGAGGCAGCGGGCGTCGTTGCCGCGATCACGCCGTGGAATGTGCCGCTCTATCTCAATATCTGCAAAACAGCGGCTGCTCTGGCAGCCGGTTGCACCGTGGTGCTCAAGCCGGCGCCCGAGACTCCTTACAGCGCCTTGATTCTCGGTGAGATTGCTTCCGCGCACACCGATATTCCGGCCGGTGTCTTCAATGTCGTCACACCCAGTCAGAGCGAAGTTGCAGCGCTGCTGACCACGCATCCTGCCGTGGACGCTGTGACTTTCACCGGTTCGACGGTCACAGGTCGCCGCGTGATGGCCTCGGCCGCGGATACGCTCAAGCGAGTCACGCTCGAACTGGGTGGTAAGTCGCCCGCAATACTTCTCGACGACGCAGACTTCCAGACAGTCATCCCGCAGTTGGCCGGCGGTGTGTGCTTCCATGCAGGGCAGGGTTGCACTTCGCTGACTCGGATGTTGGTGCCGCGTTCACGGTTCGACGAGGCCGTTGCAATTTCCAAGGCAGTCATGGAGCGCGTGCCGTGGGGCGATCCCAACGATCCGAAGAACATCATGGGCCCGGTGGCCAACAAGCGGCAGTACGAGTCGGTGTTGCGGTACTACGAGATCGCTCGAGAGTCCGGCAAGGTTGTGTTCGGCGGTAACAAGTCGGATCGATTCGACAAGGGCTACTGGGTGGAACCGACGCTGGTAGCGGGTATCGACGAAGACTCCCCCGTAGCTCAGGAGGAGGTCTTCGGTCCACTTCTGACCATCCTTGCCTACGAGGACGAGGACGATGCAGTCCGAATTGCGGACAACACCATCTACGGTTTGTCCGCTGGTGTGTTCAGCGCAGACCTCGATCGTGCTCTCGCCGTGTCGAATCGTCTTCGCAGCGGCACCGTCGCTGTGAACGGTGCTCAATGGTTCGACTCGAACTCGCCGTTCGGCGGATACAAGCAGAGCGGAATCGGACGTGAATGGGGCACCGAGGGCCTCGAAGATTTCCTCGAACTCAAAACAATCGCTTACCCGAAGCGTGCAGAATCGGACCGACCGAAAGTAGGGAACTGA
- a CDS encoding NAD(P)-dependent oxidoreductase: MIIGFVGAGRMGAPMVARLTSSGQTVRVLARSDEAAGAAPVGAESVRTLPETAAGADAVVVCVHTDEQVLQVCLEDGLLDAMGSGSVLIVHTTGSPYTVRDIEAAAAWRGVAVVDAPVSGGPHDIARGEITTFVGGSDDAVVKARSVLTHYSNPVLAVGALGSGQLTKLVNNAVFASNVAILGAAGRIGRQLGLHEPTLVQCLQRGSARSAALDGVARAGSAAAFAHSVGEFLGKDIAVVREVAADLEIDLGVLDSILEEDAPAR, from the coding sequence ATGATCATCGGTTTCGTCGGAGCGGGACGCATGGGCGCGCCCATGGTCGCGCGCCTGACCAGCAGTGGACAGACAGTGAGAGTGCTCGCTCGCTCCGACGAAGCGGCTGGCGCTGCTCCAGTTGGGGCAGAGTCGGTCCGGACACTGCCCGAGACGGCCGCGGGAGCGGATGCGGTCGTCGTTTGTGTGCACACCGACGAGCAGGTTCTGCAGGTTTGTCTCGAGGATGGCCTGCTGGACGCCATGGGCAGTGGGTCGGTACTGATCGTGCACACAACCGGTAGTCCGTACACAGTGCGTGACATCGAGGCCGCCGCCGCTTGGCGAGGAGTCGCAGTGGTCGATGCGCCGGTGAGTGGCGGTCCACACGACATTGCACGCGGCGAGATCACCACTTTCGTCGGCGGCAGCGACGATGCGGTCGTCAAGGCGCGTAGCGTCCTCACGCACTATTCCAACCCGGTTCTGGCTGTGGGGGCCCTCGGCAGCGGCCAGCTCACCAAGCTGGTGAACAACGCAGTCTTCGCCTCGAACGTTGCAATCCTCGGTGCCGCTGGTCGAATCGGTAGACAGCTCGGCCTACACGAACCGACTCTGGTGCAGTGTCTGCAACGTGGCAGTGCCCGCAGTGCGGCGCTGGACGGCGTTGCTCGGGCGGGATCGGCTGCGGCGTTCGCGCACTCCGTCGGAGAGTTTCTCGGAAAGGACATCGCCGTGGTCCGAGAGGTCGCGGCCGATCTGGAAATAGATCTCGGAGTACTGGATTCGATACTGGAGGAGGATGCGCCGGCGCGGTGA
- a CDS encoding CaiB/BaiF CoA transferase family protein, with protein sequence MPARPMSGVRVVEVAQFTYVPVSGAVLADWGADVIKVEHAVSGDAQRGLRNLGGSESMGGFAPLMEHPNRSKRGIGLSLEKPEALDVLYDIVRNSDVFVTNFLPDARTRLKIDVEHIRAINPNIIYVRGSALGVRGPEAGKGGYDSPSFWCRGGSAFGATPPSMNAALNQPGPAWGDTIGGMNIAGGIAAALFAREKTGEPSIVDVSLLASGAWANALAVDVALNGGPIMGGTEPRTASPGNPLTGMYATADGRFINLCMLQPGRYWADFCDHIDRRDLVKDPQYATAEQLMRNWEPAAQIIADALGRETLAFWIEKFETLEGQWGAVQNALEVGNDVQLRANGYIATVVDNDGVERELLTSPVQFDETPAAPGRAPQFAEHTDEILKEIGADEGRIIDLKIAGAVT encoded by the coding sequence ATGCCAGCGAGGCCAATGAGCGGTGTACGAGTCGTGGAGGTCGCTCAGTTCACGTATGTCCCGGTGTCCGGAGCGGTCCTTGCAGACTGGGGCGCCGACGTGATCAAGGTCGAGCACGCTGTCAGCGGCGACGCTCAGCGCGGCTTGCGTAATCTCGGCGGCTCCGAATCCATGGGTGGATTTGCACCGCTGATGGAGCATCCCAACCGCAGCAAGCGTGGCATTGGCCTCTCGCTCGAAAAGCCGGAAGCGTTGGACGTGCTGTACGACATCGTCCGCAACAGCGACGTTTTCGTCACGAACTTCCTGCCGGACGCGCGTACCCGACTCAAGATCGACGTCGAACACATCCGCGCGATCAACCCGAACATAATCTACGTTCGCGGAAGCGCGCTCGGGGTGCGAGGACCCGAAGCGGGCAAGGGTGGGTACGACTCGCCGTCGTTCTGGTGCCGTGGCGGCAGTGCCTTCGGTGCCACACCGCCGAGCATGAATGCCGCCTTGAATCAGCCGGGTCCGGCATGGGGCGACACGATCGGCGGGATGAACATCGCAGGCGGAATCGCCGCCGCACTGTTCGCGCGGGAGAAGACGGGCGAGCCGTCGATCGTGGATGTGTCTCTGCTTGCCAGCGGTGCCTGGGCCAACGCGCTGGCCGTCGATGTCGCACTCAACGGTGGTCCGATCATGGGCGGCACAGAACCGAGGACCGCTTCCCCGGGGAACCCGCTGACCGGCATGTACGCCACCGCAGACGGCCGCTTCATCAATCTGTGCATGTTGCAACCCGGTCGCTACTGGGCCGACTTCTGCGATCACATCGACCGGCGAGACCTCGTCAAGGACCCCCAGTACGCGACCGCCGAGCAGTTGATGCGCAACTGGGAACCGGCTGCGCAGATCATCGCAGACGCGCTCGGTCGCGAGACCCTCGCTTTTTGGATCGAGAAGTTCGAGACTCTCGAAGGCCAATGGGGCGCGGTTCAGAACGCCTTGGAGGTCGGCAACGACGTACAACTCCGCGCCAACGGGTACATCGCAACCGTTGTCGACAACGACGGGGTCGAGCGTGAATTACTGACCTCCCCAGTACAATTCGACGAGACACCCGCCGCTCCCGGACGCGCGCCGCAATTCGCCGAACACACCGACGAAATCTTGAAGGAGATCGGTGCAGACGAGGGACGAATCATCGACCTCAAAATTGCCGGCGCTGTCACCTAG
- a CDS encoding FAS1-like dehydratase domain-containing protein has translation MATGHITEAMRSVIGTEFASSTSFPVAESDIRRWAMAVHYPEPPPARYWDTSDGHTLTAPPDFNPFAWMTTAGPDPQPGIYDPDKNFKKLGVEGAGLTRQVNGGIEVEYGVPIRAGDVVHSSSNISALTEREGKLGLMLFTTTETIWTNQDGDEVRRTKMTIIRY, from the coding sequence GTGGCAACAGGACATATCACCGAGGCGATGCGGTCGGTGATCGGGACCGAATTCGCGTCGTCGACGAGCTTTCCGGTGGCCGAGTCCGACATCAGGCGATGGGCCATGGCGGTGCATTACCCCGAGCCGCCTCCGGCGCGTTATTGGGACACGTCCGATGGACACACCCTCACAGCGCCGCCGGATTTCAACCCGTTCGCGTGGATGACAACCGCAGGTCCCGACCCACAACCGGGCATCTACGACCCGGACAAGAACTTCAAGAAGCTCGGCGTCGAGGGCGCCGGACTGACGCGACAGGTCAACGGTGGCATCGAAGTCGAGTACGGCGTCCCGATCCGCGCAGGAGACGTCGTCCACTCGTCGTCGAATATCTCCGCTTTGACCGAACGCGAAGGCAAGCTCGGCCTCATGCTCTTCACGACGACGGAAACCATCTGGACCAACCAGGACGGCGACGAAGTTCGCCGCACCAAGATGACCATCATCCGATACTGA
- a CDS encoding MaoC/PaaZ C-terminal domain-containing protein, with amino-acid sequence MTSTSPVSVGYELPPFERTTGFGNWNRFAAVNYEFVDIHMDDEAGRAAGFDSAFGMGNLLWSYMHCLLDDWIDDRGRIEKLQCQFRRPNLKGMHLVARGVVTAVRDSDTGQSVDLDIWIEDADGTKLTPGTATVSLSR; translated from the coding sequence ATGACTTCAACTTCACCCGTCAGCGTCGGATACGAACTGCCGCCCTTCGAACGAACCACCGGATTCGGGAACTGGAACCGCTTCGCGGCCGTGAACTACGAATTCGTCGATATCCACATGGACGACGAAGCGGGCCGCGCGGCGGGATTCGACTCTGCATTCGGTATGGGCAACTTGCTGTGGTCGTACATGCACTGCCTGCTCGACGACTGGATCGACGACCGCGGCCGAATAGAAAAGCTGCAGTGCCAATTTCGGCGCCCCAACCTCAAGGGAATGCACCTCGTTGCCCGCGGTGTCGTGACCGCCGTGCGTGACAGCGACACGGGACAGAGCGTCGACCTCGACATCTGGATCGAAGACGCGGACGGAACCAAACTCACTCCTGGAACGGCGACAGTGTCTCTGTCTCGCTAG
- a CDS encoding VOC family protein — protein sequence MTLGKIFHLIHMTGDLPSLEAWYDDVFAVRRGWLDHHYLDWEKRDASLIALADVVIEPLAPAFREDGWEKYPLGRFYNKFGNHWHSIAWYCEDNGPIWRNLVDNNIRVLGTAGSSTDEPPAANATLMTHPKDTITQLEIDPPRELRNKDPRLQPDYDPLWWVDNHPLGLHGLASTTVITKDLDRATRIFANVLGGTVLERSSSTLTGTEDVYVRVGEAVVQLSLPTDSDSIAGRDMSKNGEMHHAASFRVADLDKAEAYLATKGIETSSRNDDTILSDPETTHGVPFRWTTKRIEGDTFAD from the coding sequence GTGACGCTGGGAAAGATCTTTCACCTGATCCACATGACCGGAGACCTGCCTTCACTGGAAGCCTGGTACGACGACGTGTTCGCCGTGCGACGCGGTTGGCTGGATCATCATTACCTCGACTGGGAGAAGCGGGATGCGTCGCTGATTGCGCTTGCGGACGTGGTGATCGAACCGCTAGCCCCCGCCTTCAGAGAGGACGGGTGGGAGAAGTACCCGCTCGGGCGGTTCTACAACAAGTTCGGCAATCACTGGCACTCCATCGCTTGGTACTGCGAGGACAACGGCCCGATCTGGCGAAACCTGGTGGACAACAACATTCGTGTGCTGGGGACGGCCGGCTCGTCCACCGACGAGCCACCCGCAGCCAACGCGACGCTGATGACTCACCCCAAGGACACGATCACCCAACTCGAGATCGATCCGCCCCGGGAACTACGAAACAAGGATCCACGATTGCAGCCCGACTACGACCCGCTGTGGTGGGTCGACAATCACCCGCTCGGGCTGCATGGGCTTGCATCCACCACCGTCATCACCAAGGACCTCGATCGCGCGACCCGCATCTTCGCCAATGTTCTCGGTGGGACGGTGCTCGAGAGGTCGTCGTCGACGCTGACCGGAACCGAAGACGTCTACGTTCGCGTCGGAGAAGCAGTCGTGCAGCTGTCCTTGCCCACCGACTCGGATTCCATCGCCGGTCGTGACATGAGCAAGAACGGCGAAATGCATCATGCGGCCAGCTTCCGCGTCGCGGATCTGGACAAGGCCGAGGCGTACCTGGCGACGAAGGGCATCGAGACCTCGTCGCGCAACGACGATACGATTCTGAGCGACCCGGAGACGACCCACGGCGTGCCGTTCCGGTGGACCACCAAGCGCATCGAGGGCGACACCTTCGCAGACTGA
- a CDS encoding TetR/AcrR family transcriptional regulator yields the protein MARNVVTGPAPKTNTASAKVGVSKKTAGSKRTAGAKNPTGSTRAAGSTKSAASANGDASTPTKQSPREARRQQRIELSREQILDTAEELFAERGYHETGLKDVAAKCEFSVGSIYTFFDSKDVLYEQVLMRRCIDTETLHRMLPDTMPADERLVELARTWIQHAVEYPAWGALTAEITRLSRSPGAVFPEAWYHQTQERQRFLVDLIKKGQTDGILRHGSPTSLARLFHAVVTSFIVVSTMVRMNGTGEPDDAEEFLGFVQDTFSTRPTTNPFHEDLDD from the coding sequence ATGGCTAGAAACGTGGTGACCGGACCCGCGCCGAAGACGAACACGGCGTCTGCAAAGGTCGGGGTCTCGAAGAAGACTGCGGGGTCGAAACGGACCGCGGGGGCGAAGAATCCTACGGGTTCGACCAGAGCCGCAGGCTCGACGAAGTCCGCGGCCTCCGCGAACGGCGACGCCTCGACTCCCACGAAGCAGAGTCCGCGCGAGGCCCGGCGTCAACAGCGCATCGAGCTTTCTCGTGAGCAGATTCTGGATACCGCGGAGGAACTGTTCGCAGAACGCGGATATCACGAGACGGGTCTCAAGGACGTAGCAGCGAAGTGCGAATTCTCGGTGGGATCCATCTATACGTTCTTCGACAGCAAAGACGTTCTGTACGAGCAGGTTCTGATGCGGAGATGCATCGACACGGAGACGTTGCACCGGATGCTGCCGGATACGATGCCTGCCGACGAACGACTCGTCGAGCTGGCCAGAACTTGGATCCAGCATGCGGTCGAGTACCCCGCCTGGGGCGCGCTCACTGCTGAAATCACGCGCCTCTCCCGTTCTCCGGGCGCGGTGTTCCCCGAGGCCTGGTACCACCAGACGCAAGAGCGGCAACGCTTCCTGGTCGATCTGATCAAGAAGGGGCAGACCGACGGCATCCTGCGCCATGGTTCTCCCACCAGTCTCGCGCGACTGTTTCATGCGGTAGTGACGTCGTTCATCGTGGTATCGACCATGGTGAGAATGAATGGCACCGGTGAACCCGACGACGCAGAAGAATTTCTCGGATTCGTGCAGGACACCTTCTCCACCCGTCCTACGACGAATCCGTTCCACGAAGATTTGGACGACTGA
- a CDS encoding carboxyl transferase domain-containing protein — protein MSTATPPDAFVEEAPAQLVSEWDADLRGGNPLDFPGYEAERAGSSGEAVRTGAGFVGGTACAIIESDFTVFGGSMGMVVGERVARAFRRAAAERLPVVASVRTGGARMQEGMLSLIQMPRVVAAIEEHAACGRISLGYLRSPTTGGVFASWVSLLDLRVAESDAVVGFAGPRVVAEMTGSWPPATSHTSESACAAGLVDAVVPSGAAQNWVAAALGGAQMPLELPLGRPPLGNYVHAVGRPDTPSMADIRAKARPSGLEWAAMLCESWTEIKGSDPSMRAGLATVGGVRCVVVAMDRHAHGDGCARQTPAGFALAQRAIDLASRLQLPVLTLVDTPGAEPSEESEAGGIAREIARTLRSLNRLSTASVSVCVGEGGSGGAIALAHTDTFLMLEHSVFSVIGPEAAAVILWRDRARALEATRALRIDAHSLLELGVCDGVLPSVSVGVARKAVAAALTESVPANRHRRVDAATAKWLEG, from the coding sequence ATGAGTACGGCGACACCTCCCGACGCATTCGTCGAGGAAGCGCCCGCGCAGTTGGTCTCGGAGTGGGACGCTGATCTCCGGGGAGGTAATCCGCTCGACTTTCCCGGGTACGAGGCCGAGCGAGCCGGCTCCTCCGGTGAAGCGGTTCGTACCGGCGCGGGCTTCGTCGGCGGAACGGCGTGCGCGATCATCGAGAGCGACTTCACCGTCTTCGGCGGCAGCATGGGGATGGTCGTCGGCGAACGGGTGGCCCGAGCCTTCAGGCGTGCCGCGGCGGAGCGTCTGCCGGTGGTGGCGTCCGTGCGGACGGGCGGAGCCCGGATGCAGGAGGGCATGCTGTCGTTGATCCAGATGCCCCGAGTCGTCGCTGCCATCGAGGAGCATGCCGCGTGCGGTCGGATTTCCCTGGGTTATCTCCGATCACCGACCACCGGTGGAGTCTTTGCCTCCTGGGTGTCGCTGCTCGATCTCCGGGTGGCCGAAAGTGATGCTGTCGTCGGCTTCGCGGGGCCTCGTGTCGTTGCGGAGATGACAGGATCGTGGCCGCCGGCGACCTCCCATACATCTGAATCTGCCTGTGCAGCAGGTCTGGTCGACGCTGTAGTCCCGTCCGGTGCAGCGCAGAACTGGGTGGCAGCCGCACTCGGTGGGGCACAGATGCCTCTGGAACTACCCCTCGGTCGCCCACCACTGGGGAATTACGTCCACGCCGTCGGCCGACCGGATACGCCCTCGATGGCTGATATACGAGCCAAAGCTCGCCCTTCGGGCCTCGAGTGGGCGGCCATGTTGTGCGAGAGCTGGACCGAGATCAAGGGCTCGGACCCGTCGATGCGGGCCGGGCTTGCAACGGTCGGTGGCGTTCGCTGTGTGGTCGTCGCAATGGACCGGCATGCGCACGGCGACGGCTGCGCGCGCCAGACGCCGGCGGGGTTCGCGCTTGCTCAACGCGCGATCGATCTTGCCTCGCGGCTTCAATTGCCGGTTCTGACCCTGGTGGACACCCCGGGTGCCGAACCGTCGGAAGAATCGGAAGCGGGAGGAATAGCGCGAGAGATCGCCAGGACTCTGCGCTCTCTGAACAGGTTGTCGACGGCGAGCGTGTCCGTGTGCGTCGGAGAGGGTGGCAGCGGTGGCGCGATCGCACTGGCCCACACGGATACGTTTCTGATGCTCGAACATTCTGTGTTCTCCGTGATCGGACCCGAGGCGGCCGCCGTCATCCTCTGGCGCGACCGCGCACGCGCTCTCGAAGCGACTCGCGCTCTACGGATCGACGCGCACTCGCTTCTCGAGCTGGGGGTATGCGACGGCGTGCTGCCGTCGGTCTCCGTCGGCGTCGCCAGAAAGGCCGTCGCTGCGGCACTGACCGAGTCGGTTCCGGCAAACCGGCATCGACGAGTCGACGCCGCCACGGCCAAATGGCTCGAGGGGTAG
- a CDS encoding thiolase C-terminal domain-containing protein has protein sequence MSSATRPLPAVTPETEFFWRSGEDGRLRLQDCRSCSSLIHPPKPMCPYCRSRDLGVRVLSGRGTLFGFTENHRFALPGLTPPYVVGEVAVEEDPRVRLTTSVVESKAAELVLGMQMEVRFEHHEDVWLPLFTPAAVQPEPSPLPADEIDPADYPKLVRPMVSTKKFEDAVAISGIGASTMGRRLMVDPLSLTIEACERAVADAGLTLDDIDGLSTYPGGSADSGHSEGGVTALESVLRIRPTWHNGAGETPGPGGSVIAAMLAVASGLARHVLCFRTVWQSSHDALMREGGIARSGSGRASGSMLWTMPFGGVSAAHTLAQTAQRHFHEYGTTRETLGWIALNQRANAALNPTAIYRDPLTMDDYLNARTITTPFGLNDCDVPCDASVAVVVSAVDVARDLAKPPVLFEAVGTQIIERLEWDQSTSTHEPQVFGPSAHLWSRTDLRPSDVDVAELYDGFTFNCVSWIEALGFCGIGEAKDFLDGGHNIARDGLLPLNTNGGQLSHGRTHGMGLLYEAVSQLRGEAGERQVSGAHVAVVSSGGLTPSSAMLLRSSP, from the coding sequence ATGTCATCGGCAACTCGCCCACTTCCCGCTGTCACGCCCGAAACAGAATTCTTCTGGCGTTCGGGAGAGGACGGTCGACTTCGGCTGCAGGACTGCCGGTCCTGTTCGTCTTTGATCCATCCACCGAAGCCGATGTGTCCGTATTGCCGCAGTCGGGACCTGGGGGTACGGGTGTTGTCGGGTCGCGGGACTCTGTTCGGATTCACCGAGAATCACAGGTTCGCGCTTCCTGGGCTCACACCCCCGTATGTCGTCGGTGAGGTAGCTGTCGAGGAGGACCCCCGCGTACGTCTGACGACGTCGGTGGTCGAAAGCAAGGCTGCTGAACTCGTCCTCGGCATGCAGATGGAAGTCCGGTTCGAGCACCACGAGGATGTCTGGCTCCCTCTGTTCACGCCCGCCGCGGTGCAGCCCGAACCGAGTCCGTTGCCGGCCGACGAGATCGACCCGGCGGACTATCCCAAGTTGGTTCGACCGATGGTGTCGACGAAAAAGTTCGAGGACGCCGTCGCCATCAGCGGAATCGGTGCCTCCACCATGGGTCGTCGATTGATGGTCGATCCGTTGAGTCTGACAATCGAAGCGTGCGAACGTGCGGTTGCCGATGCCGGCCTGACCCTGGACGACATCGACGGCTTGTCCACGTATCCAGGTGGATCGGCTGACAGCGGCCACAGTGAAGGGGGTGTGACTGCACTGGAATCGGTTTTGCGAATACGCCCCACGTGGCACAACGGGGCGGGTGAGACTCCGGGACCGGGTGGGTCCGTGATTGCGGCAATGCTCGCCGTGGCGTCGGGCTTGGCTCGACACGTTCTGTGCTTCAGAACCGTATGGCAGTCGAGTCACGACGCGTTGATGCGCGAAGGCGGGATTGCGCGTTCTGGAAGCGGTCGCGCAAGTGGTTCCATGCTGTGGACGATGCCGTTCGGCGGCGTGTCAGCTGCCCATACCTTGGCGCAGACCGCTCAGCGACATTTTCACGAGTACGGTACGACCCGCGAAACACTGGGTTGGATCGCGCTGAATCAGCGCGCGAATGCCGCCCTCAACCCCACCGCCATCTACCGTGATCCGCTGACGATGGACGACTATCTGAACGCGCGCACCATCACCACACCGTTTGGTCTGAACGATTGCGATGTACCGTGCGATGCATCCGTTGCCGTCGTGGTTTCGGCCGTCGACGTAGCTCGCGACCTGGCGAAACCTCCCGTGTTGTTCGAAGCCGTCGGAACGCAGATAATCGAACGCCTCGAATGGGATCAGAGCACCTCCACCCACGAGCCCCAGGTTTTCGGTCCCTCGGCACACCTGTGGTCACGTACCGATTTGCGGCCCAGCGACGTGGACGTGGCCGAGCTGTACGACGGATTCACCTTCAACTGCGTCTCATGGATCGAAGCACTCGGTTTTTGCGGCATCGGCGAAGCCAAGGACTTCTTGGACGGCGGACACAACATCGCACGAGACGGGTTGCTGCCGTTGAACACCAACGGCGGCCAACTGTCACACGGTCGTACCCATGGAATGGGTCTGCTCTACGAGGCCGTCTCACAATTGCGGGGCGAGGCGGGGGAGCGGCAGGTGTCCGGTGCGCACGTCGCGGTCGTGAGCAGCGGGGGCTTGACCCCAAGCAGCGCAATGCTTCTCAGGTCATCTCCATGA